GATGTCCATCGGATTCGTGTCCACATCGCCGCAGTCGGCGATCTTGAGCCGGCGGAACGGCGACGTCTTCAGCACCGGATTGTAGGGACGGATCAGCAGCGAGTTGTTGCGCACTTCCTTCGGGCCGAAGCGGGCGCCCGAGCGGAAGCTCACCCCGCCGTCGAACGGGATGCCGAGGATCCCGACGTCGAGGCCCGCGGGGTCGGGCTGGTACGGCAGGCGCATGAACGTCGACAGCTGCGCGAAGCGAGGCGAACGGAAGGCGTTCGGCGGCTCGAAACGCTGCGCGCTCACGCGGCGCCTCCGGAGTCGTCGAATCGGTCCTGCGCGTCGAGACCGGTCTCCAGGCCCATCGTTTTCTGCGCCTCCTCCCGGATGATCCCGAGCACACGCCGCTTCGCCTCGACGAACGCCGGCGACATCGTAATCTCGAGGGTGCGGGGACGGGGCAGAGCGAGCGTCACCTCGTCCCGGAACCGGCCCGGCCGCGCCGTCATCACGTAGACCCGGTCGCCGAGGAACAGCGCCTCGTCGATGTCGTGCGTCACGAACAGAATGGTCTTGGGCGTCTTCTGCCAGATATCGAGCAGCAGCTCCTGCATGAAGACGCGCGTCTGCGCGTCGAGCGCGCCGAACGGTTCGTCCATCAGGAGGACTTCGGGGTCGTTGGCCAGCGCGCGGGCGATCGCCACGCGCTGCATCATGCCGCCGGACAGCTCCTTGGGATAGGCGTGCTCGAAGCCGGCCAGACCGACCATC
The sequence above is drawn from the bacterium genome and encodes:
- a CDS encoding ABC transporter ATP-binding protein, yielding MVAQGVAGGLKLSLRDISVSFRGRGGREIAAVARLSLDVADREIVSIVGPSGCGKSTLLRLVAGLLRPTTGEIRLDGRIVDAPGADRGMVFQSYTLFPWLTVQGNVEFGPRIRGLDSAYSREVAGRFIQMVGLAGFEHAYPKELSGGMMQRVAIARALANDPEVLLMDEPFGALDAQTRVFMQELLLDIWQKTPKTILFVTHDIDEALFLGDRVYVMTARPGRFRDEVTLALPRPRTLEITMSPAFVEAKRRVLGIIREEAQKTMGLETGLDAQDRFDDSGGAA